Below is a window of Halobaculum lipolyticum DNA.
CCAGCTGGTGGATGGCTCGGCTCGAGAGCCGACGACGGACGTGCCAAGCTGCGATAAGCCGTAGGGAGCCGCATGGAGGCGAAGAACTACGGATCTCCGAATGGGAATCCCTCTACAATTGCTTCGCGCAATGGGGAACGCTCCGAATTGAAACATCTCAGTAGGAGCAGGAAGAGAAATCAATCCGAGATGTCGTTACTAACGGCGAGTGAACGCGACACAGCTCAAACCGAAGCCCTCACGGGCAATGTGGTGTTCGGGCTGATATCAAGCGGATTGGATCGACGAGAAGTCTCCTGGAACGGAGCACGATACAGGGCGACAGTCCCGTATCGTCGATACAATCCGCGGATCAGTTCCCAGAGTAGCGGGGGTTGGATATCCCTCGTGAATATCTCAGGCATCGACTGAGAAAGCTAAACACTCCTCGAGACCGATAGCGAACAAGTAGCGTGAGCGAACGCTGAAAAGCACCCCGAGAAGGGCGGTGCAATAGGGCCTGAAATCAGTTGGCGATTGAGCGATGTGGCTTGAAAGGCCTCACTCAGAATGACCGAGACGCGAGTCTCCAGTAAGACGAGTGAGGAGCCGAAGTCTCATCGTGCGTTTTGAAAAACGAACCAGGGAGTGTACTTCTCCGGCGAGTCTAACTCGATCATCGAGGAAGGCGCAGGGAAACCGACAAGGCCGCAGCATTGCGAGGGCCGCCGTGTTCAAGCGCGGGGAGTCGAAGAGGTACGACCCGAAACCGAGTGATCTACTCCGAGGCAGGATGAAGCGTGCCGAAAGGCACGTGGAGGTCCGTTAGCGTTGGTGTCCTACAATACCCTCGCGTGATCTTGGAGTAGGGGTGAAAGGCCCATCGAACTCGGCAACAGCTGGTTCCGACCGAAACATGTCGAAGCATGACCTCTCCCGAGGTAGTTCGTGCGGTAGAGCCACCGATTGAGAGACCCGCCTCCGAGAGGAGTCGGCCTCTCTGTCGAACTCCGAACGTACGAACGCCGCTGACGGAGGGAGTCCGGTGTCCCGGGGTAAGCTTGGGCACCGTGAGGGGAACAACCCAGAGTTAGGTTAATGACCCAAAATGTGGATTAAGTGTAATCCTCTGAAGGTAGTCTTGAGCCCTAAACAGCCGGGAGGTGAGCTTAGAAGCAGCTACCCGCTAAGAAAAGCGTAACAGCTTACCGGCCGAGGTTCAAGGCGCCCAAAATGATCGGGACTCAAATCCACTTCTGATACCTAACCGCCCTCTTCACCGAGGGATCGTGTAGGTCGGCGTACTGTGCGGATGGAAGCTCGGGCGAGAGCTCGCGTGGACCGCTCAGTAACGACAATCCTGGTCACAGTAGCAGCGATATTCGGGTGAGAACCTCGAAGGCCTAAAGAGTAAGAGTTCCTCGGCACTGCTAATCAGCCGAGGGTTAGCCGATCCTAAGTCCGGCCGTAATTCGAACCGGACGAACGGGCAACTGGTTAATATTCCAGTGCTACCACGCACTGAAAGTCGACGCTTTGGAGACTGTTGAACTGGGCACTCGCCCAGTCAAATCAGGGAACTCCGTGGAAGCCGTAACGGCACGAAGCGGAAGAAGCCTGAGACAGCGCAAGTCAGCACTATCTAGAGCCCGTGAAAAGACGAGCGTGGTACTCGTATCGAGATCCGACACAGGTACTCTGGCAGAGCAAGCCAAGGCCGACGGGAGCAACCGACGTTAGGGAATTCGGCAAGTTAGTCCCGTACGTTCGCAATAAGGGATGCCTGCCCTCTACGGGGCAGGTCGCAGTGACTCGGTGGCTCCGACTGTCTAGTAACAACACAGGTGACCGCAAATCCGCAAGGACTCGTACGGTCACTGAATCCTGCCCAGTGCAGGTATCTGAACACCTCGTACAAGAGGACGAAGGACCTGTCAACGGCGGGGGTAACTATGACCCTCTTAAGGTAGCGTAGTACCTTGTCGCTTCAGTAGCGACTCGCATGAATGGATCAACGAGAGCCACACTGTCCCAACGTTGGGCCCGGTGAACTGTACGTTCCAGTGCGGAGTCTGGAGACCCCCAAGGGGAAGCGAAGACCCTATAGAGCTTTACTGCAGGCTGTCGCTGAGACGTGGCCGCTGACGTGCAGGATAGGTAGGAGTCATTACACAGGTACCCGCGCTAGCGGGCCACCGAGACATCACTGAAATACTACCCGTCAGTGGCTGCGACTCTCACTCCGGGAGGAGTACACCGGTAGCCGGGCAGTTTGACTGGGGCGGTACGCGCTCGAAAAGATATCGAGCGCGCCCCAAGATTTCCTCACGCGGGACAGGAACCCGCGGAAGAGCGCAAGAGCACAAGGAAGTCTGACAGTGTCATTCCAAGCGAGTGACGCTGACGCGAAAGCGTGGTCTAGCGAACGGATCAAGGGCCTCAATGGCCCGGATTTACGACAGAAAAGCTACCTTAGGGATAACAGAGTCGTCACGCGCAAGAGCACATATCGACCGCGTGGCTTGCTACCTCGATGTCGGTTCCCTCCATCCTGCCCGTGCAGAAGCGGGCAAGGGTGAGGTTGTTCGCCTATTAAAGGAGGTCGTGAGCTGGGTTTAGACCGTCGTGAGACAGGTCGGCTGCTATCTATTGGGGGTGTTACGGTACTTGACGAGAACGTTCGTATAGTACGAGAGGAACTACGAATGGTTGCCACTGGTGTATCGGTTGTCCGAGAGGGCAGCTGCCGAGAAGCTACGCAACACGGGGTAAGAGCTGAACGCATCTAAGCTCGAAACCCACTTGGAAAAGAAGTACCACCGAGGTCACTCGTAGAAGACGAGTTCGATAGACTCGGGGTGTACGCGTCGAGGCAACGAGACGTTCAGCCTGCGAGCACTAACAGACCGAGCCACACTCATATACTGGAACCCGATGTTCCGTTGAATCGGGTTCAGGTGCTAACTGGATTGCACGTACATATCGGCCGAAGACCGACGTTGGCACACATCGGATCGTTCCCGATGGTCGGCCTTCGGGCGGCCATAGCGGCGGGGCACCACCCGTACCCATCCCGAACACGGAAGTTAAGCCCGCCAGCGTTCCGGCCAGTCCTGGAGTGCGAGAGCCTCTGGAAACACCGGTTCGCCGCCCACCACTCATAGCAAGCAATCAGAAAGCCCACCAGCACACCGCGTGCTGGTGGGCTTTCTTCATTTACAGACACACGCGGACAGCGACAGCGTCAGCACTAGCCACGACGTCGAGCGTCCGCACACACCCACGTCCACCAGCGGCGCCATCGTCGTCGGTGTCGCTACCGCGACACGGGTACCGCTCACAGGAGCAGCGAGACGAGCGCGAGGACGAGAAACACGATCACGAGCCACTTCGCGATCGTCATGCTGAGTCCCGCGACGCCGCGCGCGCCGAGGACGGCCGCGACGATCGCGAGCACGAAGAACACGAGCGCGTACTGGAGGAACTCCCCGGACAGTTGGAGCGGGAGCGCGGTTGCCGTCGCGAGCGTCGACGTCGGCGCGGATACGGTGACCATGTACGGCCGCTGTCGGGGGACGGCGGCATTGTTACTGACTACGTACAGTCACGCGATCCCCACGGCTCACGAGTAGGGAACTGTTGTGCGGAGACCAACGACTGGCGGGTCGGGTCGACGGAGAAGTGCTCCGGCAGGGATTTGAACCCTGGTCATTGCCGTGAGAGGGCAATATGATTGGCCGGACTACACCACCGGAGCGCGGTGATGCACTGCCTGTGTGCACTCATGGATATGGCTGTAGACAGTAAAACGGTGTCGGTTCGGCGACGCCGTGTGTGGATTTCCCGTACGTATCGGTCCCGTGGGACGGCTCCTGAAGCGGACGGCGGCCGCTTGCGGTTCCGGGCGACCCGCGGTCAGGCGGCGCCCCGGAGGGCGGATGCGAGCTCGTCGGCCCAGTCGAGCAGGCGCTCGTCGTCGCCGAAGTCGGCGGCGACCTGCACCCCGACGGGGAGCCCGTCGACGGAGCCGGCGGGCAGCCCGACCGTCGGGACTCCGGCGTGGGTCCACGGGAGGTTCATGACGGGGTCGCCGGTGTCCTCGAGTCCCTCGGGGGCCGGTCCCGGCGCCGCGGGAGCGACCCACGCGTCGACGCCGCGGTCGGCGGCGACGGCCGCCAACGACGCGCGCAGTTCACCGCGGCCGCGGCGGCCCTCGACCACCGTGGCGACCGGGGTGTCGCGTCCCTCCTCGATCAGATCGGCGGTGGCGTCGGCGTAGCGGTCGTCGTACTCGGCGTACCAGTCGCCGTGCGCGAGCGCGGCGTCGGCGGCGACGAGGCTGTCGTGCCGGTCGTTCACCGCCCCGATGTCGTCGAACGCTCGCGCGCGGACGACGTCGTACCCGTCGTTCGCGAGCGCGTCGAGGGCGGCCTCGAACGCGCGGCGCCCCGAGTCGGTCGTCTGGTCGAGGTACGGCCCGTCCGGGACACCGAGCGTGGGGCGGTCGCCGTCGCGCGCGTCGTCGGGGCGCCAGTCGTCCAGCAGGACCGACCCCGCGAGGCGCGCGCCGGCGACGTCGCGGGTGAAGTAGCCGACGTGATCGACCGAGCGCGACAGCGGGATCACCCCGTCGGTCGGGACGCGACCGAACGTCGGCTTGAAGCCGACGACCCCGCAGAAGGCGGCCGGTCTGATCACGGAGCCGACGGTCTGGGTCCCCAGCGCGAGCGGCGTCGTCCCGTTCGCGACCGCCGCGGCCGACCCGCTGGAGGAGCCGCCGGGCGTGTGGTCGAGGTCGTGGGGGTTTCGTGTCGGTGCCGGGTCGAAGTAGGCGAACTCGGTCGTGTGGGTCTTGCCGGCGACGAGCGCGCCGGCCTCGCGGAGCCGGCGAACCGCCGTCGCCGTCGGTCCGGCGAGTTCGCCCGGCGGGAGGTCCGACCCCGCGTACGTCGGGAGTCCGTCCACGTGGAAGATGTCCTTCACGCCCACCGGAACGCCGAACAGGGGCGGGCGCTCGCCGGGGTCGTCGACGGGGTGGCGCCGTTCCACCGCCTCGGCCTCGGCGACGAGCCACTCGCGGGACTTCGCGCCGTCGACCCACGCGCGGACGGCGTCGTCGCGCGCGTCGATCCGGTCACGGACGGTAGCCGCGTACTCCCTCGGCGTCGTCTCGCCGGAACGGAGCGCGCGGGCGACGGGGGCGAGCGCCTCGCCTGAGCGGTCGGGGTTCACAGCAGCAGCTTCCGGGCGTCGGGTAGTAGTTCTTCGGAGGGATCTCCCGGCCGGTTCTCCGAACCGGAGTCGGCACGGCAGCGGTCGCAGTCGTGGTCGCCGAGCGTCGACCGCGCGGGCGACGTCAGGTCCGCTTCGAGCGCGCTTCGCGGACGTCGGCGCCGTCCCGGAGCTTGTCCTCGCAGTTCGGACACACCCGGACGTTCTCCAGCCCGTCGGGCGCGAACACCCGGACGTACCGCTCCGTTACGAACCCACCACAGTTGGTACACTCCGGCATCGAGCGGACCCAATCACTTGATCTACAAAAAGGCACACCCCGGTTCGGCGGAAATTGCCGTCGCCCTGCGCGGGGGGTCGACCCGGCTCAGACCACGCGCTCGCCGGCGGCGAAGACGGCGCTCGGCTCCTGCCAGGCGTCGGCGTCCTCGGCGGGGTTCGCGTCGAGGACGACCAAGTCGGCGCGGTGGTCCTCCGCCACCCGACCCACGTCGTCGAGTCCACACAGGTCGGCGGCGGTGACGGTGGCGGCCTCCAGCGCCGCCTCGGGGGACAGCCCGTACTCCACCATGTACGCCAACTCGTCGGCGATGTTGTCGAAGTAGTTGAACGGCGTGCCGGCGTCGGTCCCCATCGCGACGTCGACGCCCGCGGCCTCGGCGTGTTCGAACGACGACTCGAACGCCTCGGCGGCCTCCTGTGCCTTCTCCATCGCGGAGCGGGGGATGCCGGAGTCGGGGTTCTCGACGATGTTCTTCAGCGCGGCGGCGGTCGGCACCCAGTAGGTCCCCTCGGCGGCCATCGCGTTCGCCGCCTCCCGGTCCATGAACGTCCCGTGCTCGATGCTGGTGATCCCGGCGTCGACGGCGTTGAGCAGGCCCTCCTTCCCGTGGGCGTGGGCGGCCGTCGGGACGCCCTTCGCGCCCGCGGCGTCGACGAGCGCCGACAGTTCGTCGTAGGTGAGTTCGGGCCCGCCGACCTGTGCGCCCTCGGTGAGCACGCCGCCGGTCGCCATGCACTTCACCACGTCGGCGCCGCGCTTGAGCTGCTCGCGGGCGGCCTTGCGGACCTCGTCGGGACCGTCGGCCTCGCGACCGAACCAGTGGCCGTGCCCGCCGGTCATCACGACGTTCCTCCCGCACGCGAGTACGCGCGGGCCGTCGAGCCGGCCCGCCGCGACGGCGCGGCCGGCGTCGAGGGCGATGTCGCCGTTGGCGCCGAGGTCGCGGACGGTGGTGACACCCGCCTCGACGGCGCTCCGGAGGTTCGACGCGACGACGTACGCGTGCTCGTAGTCGCTCATCGTCTGCGCGGTCGCCACGTCGGGCCGCCCGTCCATCATGAGGTGGACGTGCGCGTCGATCAGCCCCGGCGCGACGAACTGCCCGCTCACGTCGGTCTCCGTGTCGCCGCGTCCGACGTCGCCAACGGCGACGATCCCGTCGTCCGCGACCGCCACGTCGGCCTCGCGGACCCCGTCGACGTCGACGACGGTGCCGCCTCTGAGTACGTGCATGGGCTGTGATGCGAGCGTGCCGGTATGAAACCGCGGATCCCGGCGGACGGGACGGCCATCGGCGGATCCGACGGCGGTCGATCGCCGGACCGGCGCGCGCGTCTCCGGAGCGTAGCCGCGGCTCGTACGCGCGAAAAACGGGAGAACTCGGGGGGAGCGGTCGGCCGCTCAGGCCTCGAAGTCGATGGTGGACAGCTCCTCGACGTTGCCCTCCATGTCGGTGTTGTACTGCAGGAAGGCGTACGTGACCGCGGTCATGTCGCCGTTCTCGTCGAAGTCGACCGACGAGGAGGCGCCCTGGTAGTAGACGGACTCGCCCTCGGCGGCGGCGCGCAGCCCCTCCGCCAGGTTCCCGGGCGTGACCTCCATCCCGTCGTTCGGGTTGGCGACGGTGCGCATCTCCTCTTTGATCGCGTTGCCGTCGTTCGAGCCGGCGACGACGTTCGCGAGCAGGCACACCGCGGAGGCGTCGTACGCGTGGGCGTTGAACACGCCGGGCGCGCGGTCGTACTCGTCCTGGTACAGCTCCTGGAACTCCGACTGGCCGGGACCGGTCGCCTGCGGCGTCGTGGCGAACACGTTCGCCATGTCGTTCCCGACCTCGTCGGGGAGCGTCGGGTCGACCAGCCCGTCGGTGACGAGCACGTCCGTGTCGTTGTTGTAGTTCGCGTAAAAGTCGCGGAAGATCTGGATCCCGGAGGCCGGGTAGCCGATCACCACGAGCATGCTCGGGGAGTTGTCCATCGCCGTCGACAGCGGCGAGGTGTAGCTGGACTGCTCCTGCTCGAACGCGATCTGTTGCTGGACGGTCCCGGAGTGGTTGTCCTCGAACGCCTCCGCGAACGAGTTGGCCAGCGCCTGCCCGTAGTCGTTGTTCACGTACATGACCGAGGCGCTGGAGTTACCGAGTTCGTTGTCGGCGACCTGCGCCATCACCTGTCCCTGCAGCGCGTCGGAGGGCGCCGTCCGGAACACGAGGTCGTTGTCGTCGAGCGTCGTCACGTTCGGCGACGTCGACGAGGGCGAACAGCCGACCATGCCGTTGGGGATGAACACCTGCTGGGTCACCTGCAGGTTCACGCCCGAGGACGCCGGACCCGTGACCGTCGGGTAGCCGGCGTTGGCGAGCGCGTTCGCCGCCTGGATCCCCGCCTGCGGGTCGGTCTGGGTGTCCTCGACCGTCTGGTCGAACGAGACGGGCATGTCGCCCGCGGCGCGGAGCTGCTTCACGGGCAGCGTACCGCCGTCGCGGATCGGTCCGCCGAGCGACGCGAGGTCGCCCGTGAGCGGCATCAACACCGAGTGACGGACGGTCCGCATCGAACCCGACGAGTCCTCGGTCGTCTCCATCCCCGACTCGGTGTCCTCGGTGTCGCCGCCGCCGCCACCGCCACCGCCGCCACCGCCCGATTCGTTCTGCGTGATACATCCGGCGAGTCCGACGACGCCTGCGGCACCGGCGCCCTTCAGGACGTCCCGGCGATCGATCTCTCGTGCCATGTGTGGGCCAATGCCGCACCCGTTTATAAAGTTGACCGATGACGTACCATTCTCTCTGTAGCCGGGGGATGGATCGGGTGGATCGTCGGATCCGGCGGCGCCGACGGCCGTCCGATCCGGGTCCGTCGACCGACACGGGCGATCCGTGGACCGACACGCACAAGCCCGCGCGCCCGGGACCGATCGGCGATGACCTACCCCTCGTTCGTCGTCGGTATCGCCGGGGGGACCGGCGCCGGCAAGACAACCGTCTCGCGGCTCATCACCGAGAACGTCTCCGACTCGGTGACGCGCATCCCGCTGGACAACTACTACCGCGACCTCTCGCACCTCGACTTGGCCGAGCGCGAGCAGGTGAACTACGACCACCCCGAGGCGTTCGAGTGGGACCTCCTGCGCGAGCACCTCGAGACGCTGCTGTCGGGCGGCAGCGTCGAGATGCCGCAGTACGACTTCGAGATCCACAACCGGAAGGCGGAGGCGATCACCGTCGAGCCGACGGACGTGATCGTCGTCGAGGGGATCCTCGCGCTGTACGACGAGGCGATCAACGACATGC
It encodes the following:
- a CDS encoding DUF1328 domain-containing protein, with amino-acid sequence MVTVSAPTSTLATATALPLQLSGEFLQYALVFFVLAIVAAVLGARGVAGLSMTIAKWLVIVFLVLALVSLLL
- a CDS encoding DUF7563 family protein: MPECTNCGGFVTERYVRVFAPDGLENVRVCPNCEDKLRDGADVREARSKRT
- a CDS encoding ABC transporter substrate-binding protein produces the protein MAREIDRRDVLKGAGAAGVVGLAGCITQNESGGGGGGGGGGGDTEDTESGMETTEDSSGSMRTVRHSVLMPLTGDLASLGGPIRDGGTLPVKQLRAAGDMPVSFDQTVEDTQTDPQAGIQAANALANAGYPTVTGPASSGVNLQVTQQVFIPNGMVGCSPSSTSPNVTTLDDNDLVFRTAPSDALQGQVMAQVADNELGNSSASVMYVNNDYGQALANSFAEAFEDNHSGTVQQQIAFEQEQSSYTSPLSTAMDNSPSMLVVIGYPASGIQIFRDFYANYNNDTDVLVTDGLVDPTLPDEVGNDMANVFATTPQATGPGQSEFQELYQDEYDRAPGVFNAHAYDASAVCLLANVVAGSNDGNAIKEEMRTVANPNDGMEVTPGNLAEGLRAAAEGESVYYQGASSSVDFDENGDMTAVTYAFLQYNTDMEGNVEELSTIDFEA
- a CDS encoding amidase; its protein translation is MNPDRSGEALAPVARALRSGETTPREYAATVRDRIDARDDAVRAWVDGAKSREWLVAEAEAVERRHPVDDPGERPPLFGVPVGVKDIFHVDGLPTYAGSDLPPGELAGPTATAVRRLREAGALVAGKTHTTEFAYFDPAPTRNPHDLDHTPGGSSSGSAAAVANGTTPLALGTQTVGSVIRPAAFCGVVGFKPTFGRVPTDGVIPLSRSVDHVGYFTRDVAGARLAGSVLLDDWRPDDARDGDRPTLGVPDGPYLDQTTDSGRRAFEAALDALANDGYDVVRARAFDDIGAVNDRHDSLVAADAALAHGDWYAEYDDRYADATADLIEEGRDTPVATVVEGRRGRGELRASLAAVAADRGVDAWVAPAAPGPAPEGLEDTGDPVMNLPWTHAGVPTVGLPAGSVDGLPVGVQVAADFGDDERLLDWADELASALRGAA
- the udk gene encoding uridine kinase, whose protein sequence is MTYPSFVVGIAGGTGAGKTTVSRLITENVSDSVTRIPLDNYYRDLSHLDLAEREQVNYDHPEAFEWDLLREHLETLLSGGSVEMPQYDFEIHNRKAEAITVEPTDVIVVEGILALYDEAINDMLDLRLYVETDADVRILRRIERDVVQRGRDLEGVIDQYLSTVKPMHEQFIEPTKKHADLIIPEGANRMAINLLEEKLQNEVHGEGGRAWEREDFEREIGDRTARNTPDPE
- a CDS encoding metal-dependent hydrolase family protein, translating into MHVLRGGTVVDVDGVREADVAVADDGIVAVGDVGRGDTETDVSGQFVAPGLIDAHVHLMMDGRPDVATAQTMSDYEHAYVVASNLRSAVEAGVTTVRDLGANGDIALDAGRAVAAGRLDGPRVLACGRNVVMTGGHGHWFGREADGPDEVRKAAREQLKRGADVVKCMATGGVLTEGAQVGGPELTYDELSALVDAAGAKGVPTAAHAHGKEGLLNAVDAGITSIEHGTFMDREAANAMAAEGTYWVPTAAALKNIVENPDSGIPRSAMEKAQEAAEAFESSFEHAEAAGVDVAMGTDAGTPFNYFDNIADELAYMVEYGLSPEAALEAATVTAADLCGLDDVGRVAEDHRADLVVLDANPAEDADAWQEPSAVFAAGERVV